The following coding sequences lie in one Deltaproteobacteria bacterium IMCC39524 genomic window:
- a CDS encoding TolC family protein — MKAKQFFSLLLTLLIYLPVFAAGSELPEIWTARQAITFARQNNPDSQLAAQRIIEADAMLQKSSVTFYPQVELFSNYIQTNNPMYSFGNILNQGEFSPGIDFNNPGRTDNLGLGVGVQYRFYNGGQDLAHKNAARAGVDLSAAASEAVSLRLEFEVFRGFQRIIEGRRLVQARQKALEAITSSLTVAQARYDAGDLLKLDLLNLEVEKSVAMENLIEAQHNLELARKIFLTLLGLPGEDLKIEINDAEGLTLPTDPDPRQRPELRSLTAALEAGESQLAAARGTRMPTVDGFARYQYDRGTVLDGDGDSWMAGVNLSFKLFDGYQSGADIALSEARLGALRAQQKKLELALGLEVTQAQLTLALARQRQQVTQKNVEQAVESENLSQARFRAGLLLISELIDSENRLTDARVRHALASSAVQIAIADLRRAAGLPQYAEDLNQTTSMENQP, encoded by the coding sequence ATGAAAGCTAAGCAATTCTTTTCTCTTCTTCTGACCCTACTGATCTACCTGCCGGTGTTCGCCGCCGGTTCGGAACTTCCGGAGATCTGGACCGCTCGGCAGGCCATCACTTTTGCCAGGCAGAACAACCCGGACAGCCAATTGGCCGCGCAGCGAATTATTGAGGCTGATGCCATGCTGCAGAAGTCCTCTGTGACTTTTTATCCCCAAGTCGAGCTCTTCAGTAACTACATCCAGACGAACAACCCGATGTATTCCTTTGGGAACATTCTCAACCAGGGGGAATTTTCTCCGGGGATCGACTTTAACAATCCCGGGCGTACCGACAACCTCGGACTGGGCGTTGGGGTACAGTACCGCTTCTACAACGGTGGTCAGGATCTGGCGCACAAGAATGCTGCCAGAGCCGGGGTCGACCTCTCCGCCGCCGCAAGTGAGGCGGTCAGCCTAAGACTTGAGTTTGAAGTCTTCCGCGGTTTTCAGCGAATTATCGAAGGCAGAAGGCTTGTGCAAGCACGACAGAAGGCGCTGGAAGCTATCACATCCTCGCTGACTGTTGCACAAGCCCGCTATGACGCAGGGGATCTCCTCAAGCTTGACTTGCTGAATCTTGAGGTAGAGAAGTCTGTCGCCATGGAAAATCTGATTGAGGCGCAGCATAATCTTGAATTGGCCAGAAAGATATTTCTGACGCTGCTGGGGTTACCCGGGGAGGATCTGAAGATTGAGATCAATGACGCAGAAGGACTAACCCTGCCGACAGATCCCGATCCGCGACAGCGCCCGGAGTTAAGAAGCTTGACCGCAGCTCTTGAAGCCGGAGAATCACAGCTGGCTGCGGCACGCGGCACGCGCATGCCGACAGTTGACGGTTTTGCCCGTTATCAGTACGACCGGGGGACGGTTCTGGATGGTGACGGCGACTCCTGGATGGCCGGTGTTAATTTGAGCTTCAAGCTCTTCGACGGTTATCAATCCGGAGCCGATATTGCCCTGTCTGAAGCGCGGCTGGGAGCTTTGCGCGCCCAACAGAAGAAGCTGGAGTTGGCGCTTGGCCTTGAAGTAACTCAGGCTCAATTAACCTTGGCGCTGGCCCGGCAGCGCCAACAAGTCACGCAGAAGAACGTCGAGCAGGCTGTCGAAAGTGAAAATTTATCCCAGGCCCGATTCCGTGCCGGGTTGCTTTTGATTTCCGAGCTGATTGATAGCGAGAATCGCTTGACAGATGCACGGGTTCGCCATGCCCTTGCTTCATCTGCCGTACAGATCGCCATTGCAGATCTGCGGCGCGCGGCCGGTTTGCCGCAATATGCTGAAGACCTCAATCAGACCACCAGCATGGAGAACCAGCCATGA
- a CDS encoding efflux RND transporter periplasmic adaptor subunit, whose amino-acid sequence MTLNKSSLFLSLLSLLLFSGCNDPLEKPAATSLPPVEVKVETLALSEVPIQVELAGTLQAVEHITVSARVAGQIVELPVQIGSKVRKGDLLIKVAAAEINARVQQAETQLAQARRNLARETQLQEVNASTRTKVKTLAELVQINEAVYREAQTILGYTQIRAPFAGTVTGKSVDVGDQAAPGVPLLKLENGSALEVVIQVPEGLSHSLTLESRLPLTVPAAGLTLNAQIREIAPTVDPASRTTQIKLMLPSAPGLHSGQFARVALVDSHATTLLVNSKALRKNGQLQQVFVAEKGLARMRLVRIGAEFDGRTEILSGLQAGDQVVNEASDKLQDGQPLKVTTDRSAQ is encoded by the coding sequence ATGACGCTAAACAAGAGCTCACTGTTTTTAAGCCTGTTGTCCCTGTTGCTCTTCTCCGGTTGCAATGATCCCCTGGAGAAACCAGCCGCCACATCCCTGCCTCCGGTTGAGGTTAAGGTCGAAACTCTCGCCCTGAGCGAAGTGCCCATTCAGGTTGAGCTGGCTGGGACCCTGCAGGCGGTCGAGCACATCACGGTCTCGGCACGCGTCGCTGGCCAGATTGTGGAACTGCCGGTGCAGATCGGTTCGAAGGTCAGAAAGGGCGACCTGCTGATAAAAGTTGCTGCCGCTGAAATTAACGCCCGGGTTCAGCAGGCCGAGACACAGCTTGCTCAGGCAAGGCGCAACCTGGCACGGGAAACCCAGCTACAAGAGGTCAATGCTTCGACCCGGACAAAGGTCAAAACGCTTGCAGAGCTGGTACAAATCAATGAGGCTGTCTACCGTGAAGCACAAACGATCCTCGGCTATACGCAAATACGTGCGCCCTTCGCAGGGACCGTAACCGGTAAGTCGGTCGACGTCGGTGACCAGGCTGCGCCCGGCGTTCCTCTCCTGAAGCTGGAAAACGGCTCAGCACTTGAAGTCGTGATCCAGGTCCCTGAGGGTCTGTCACATTCTTTAACGCTCGAGAGCCGACTGCCCTTGACTGTGCCTGCGGCCGGACTGACACTGAACGCGCAAATCCGGGAAATCGCGCCAACGGTTGATCCGGCTTCGCGAACCACTCAAATAAAGTTGATGCTACCCTCTGCTCCCGGGTTGCATAGCGGTCAGTTTGCCCGGGTCGCCTTGGTTGACAGCCATGCGACAACTTTGCTGGTTAACAGCAAGGCCCTCAGGAAAAACGGGCAGTTGCAACAGGTTTTTGTTGCAGAAAAGGGCCTGGCCCGCATGCGTCTGGTCCGCATCGGCGCAGAGTTTGATGGACGCACCGAAATTCTTTCAGGTCTGCAAGCCGGGGATCAGGTTGTGAACGAGGCAAGCGATAAACTGCAGGATGGCCAACCTCTTAAGGTAACAACGGACAGGTCGGCACAATGA
- a CDS encoding efflux RND transporter permease subunit, translating to MSAPQVEKAGFAGQLAKYFINSRLTLLIVVFSMLLGLMSINMLPREEEPQIKVPMIDVLVSMAGATPAEIEQQVTIPMEKLLYELPGVEYIYSTSMTGQSLLIVRFYVGEDSETAIVRLNQKLATNFDRIPPGVSRPLVKPHSIDDVPILALTFHGGGYDHFMLRRLAAQVDDEIKTIANVAETKLIGGTRRQVRIEFDPLLLEARNLTPEQLVPAFQQANTQQYTGKLESLNQQVLLQTGQFLSSAAEIGRVVVGVYDGHPVYLADVAQIIDGPQEPDSYVLYGEAGQSEEAAVTLSVAKRPGTNAIDVVHAVEAKIDLLRGSMIPTDIKVSVTRNYGETAAEKSNELLLHMGIAVFGVALLIFFFLGFREALVVLLAIPTTLSLTLLVFYLYGYTLNRITLFALIFSIGILVDDAIVVVENIVRHMRLPGGRDKTMLTIAIEAVAEVGKPTILATWAVIAAILPMAFVGGLMGPYMRPIPIGSSAAMIFSLLIAFTVTPWAAIRLLAKGREPRDDKETSPLDHDRAPDDLLTRLYHRAMDPLLASAVSRTLFFTTITLLLLGGFSMVYFGLVKVKMLPFDNKSEFQVILNMPEGSTLEQTSRVALEMAAVVREDPTTTDYQIYVGTASPYNFNGLVRHYFMRSGPTVADIQVNLLPKDRRSLQSHDIAVRMRPGIAEIAEKYGAAVAIAEVPPGPPVLATLVAEVYGSSDEQRLKLAQRVKEIFDTTAGVVDVDWYREAEHKRLVLEVDKEKAALNGLSEGAITRTVQMAVQGLPIDLFHQPADKEDIAVVLQLPASQRARIDSILNISLRSTDDVRGALVPLRELVTVTEQAVEQPIYRKNLKPVIYVTADVAGEVESPVYAIFDMNRQLADLKASEFGGDGEAVEIFNLNQPFNSMEPSIKWDGEWHITLEVFRDLGLAFCAVMILIYMLMVGWFKDYFTPLVVMAAIPFSLIGILPAHWALGAFFTATSMIGFMAGAGIVVRNSIILVDFIELRISHGLPLAEAVVEAGAIRFRPMLLTALAVVVGASVILADPIFQGLAISLMFGEIASLLVSRMAVPVLYYMLKKPKTQPKAA from the coding sequence ATGAGCGCACCACAGGTTGAAAAAGCCGGCTTTGCCGGGCAGCTCGCCAAATATTTTATTAATTCGAGGCTAACGCTGCTGATCGTAGTCTTCTCGATGCTGCTCGGTCTGATGTCGATCAACATGCTGCCTCGCGAGGAAGAGCCGCAGATCAAGGTGCCGATGATCGATGTTCTGGTCAGCATGGCCGGTGCCACACCCGCCGAGATTGAGCAGCAAGTCACCATCCCGATGGAAAAGCTGCTCTACGAGCTGCCGGGGGTCGAGTACATCTATTCAACCTCGATGACCGGTCAAAGCCTGCTGATAGTCAGGTTTTATGTCGGCGAGGATTCTGAAACGGCCATTGTTCGCCTCAATCAGAAGCTGGCCACCAATTTTGACCGGATTCCGCCCGGGGTCTCCCGGCCCCTGGTCAAGCCGCACTCCATCGATGATGTGCCGATTCTGGCTTTGACCTTCCATGGAGGAGGCTATGACCATTTTATGCTGCGGCGACTGGCGGCCCAGGTTGATGACGAAATCAAGACGATCGCTAACGTCGCTGAGACGAAACTTATCGGCGGCACCCGGCGGCAGGTGCGGATTGAGTTTGACCCGCTGCTGCTGGAGGCACGTAACCTGACGCCAGAGCAACTGGTTCCGGCCTTCCAGCAGGCGAACACGCAGCAATACACCGGAAAGCTCGAGTCTCTTAACCAGCAGGTGCTGCTGCAGACCGGACAGTTTCTCAGCTCCGCGGCCGAGATCGGCCGGGTTGTCGTGGGCGTTTATGACGGCCATCCGGTTTATCTCGCTGATGTCGCGCAGATCATCGACGGTCCGCAGGAACCTGACAGCTACGTTCTCTACGGCGAAGCGGGACAGAGTGAAGAAGCGGCGGTGACCCTGTCGGTGGCAAAACGGCCAGGGACCAACGCCATCGATGTGGTCCATGCGGTCGAAGCTAAAATCGACCTCCTCAGAGGAAGCATGATCCCGACCGATATCAAGGTCAGTGTCACCCGCAACTACGGCGAGACCGCCGCTGAAAAATCGAATGAGCTGCTGCTGCATATGGGCATCGCGGTTTTTGGTGTCGCCCTTCTGATCTTCTTCTTTCTCGGTTTTCGCGAAGCACTGGTGGTCTTGCTGGCGATCCCCACGACCCTGTCCCTGACGCTTCTGGTTTTTTATCTCTATGGCTACACCTTGAATCGAATCACCCTGTTTGCGCTGATCTTTTCCATCGGCATCCTGGTTGATGACGCCATTGTGGTGGTAGAAAATATCGTCCGCCACATGCGCCTGCCCGGAGGCCGCGACAAAACGATGTTGACGATTGCCATCGAGGCGGTGGCCGAAGTTGGCAAGCCCACCATTCTGGCGACCTGGGCGGTAATCGCGGCGATTTTGCCGATGGCTTTTGTCGGTGGCCTGATGGGACCCTACATGCGACCGATCCCGATCGGTTCGTCGGCGGCCATGATCTTTTCGCTGCTGATCGCCTTCACCGTCACGCCCTGGGCAGCGATTCGTCTGTTGGCCAAAGGCAGAGAACCCAGGGACGATAAAGAGACTAGCCCGTTGGATCACGATCGTGCGCCCGATGATCTCTTGACCCGCCTTTACCATCGGGCCATGGACCCCTTGCTTGCCAGCGCCGTTTCGCGCACGCTCTTTTTCACCACGATTACCCTGCTGCTGCTGGGTGGTTTTTCCATGGTCTATTTTGGCTTGGTCAAGGTCAAGATGCTGCCTTTTGACAACAAGAGCGAGTTCCAGGTGATTCTCAACATGCCCGAAGGTTCGACTCTTGAGCAGACCAGCCGAGTAGCCCTCGAGATGGCTGCTGTGGTTCGCGAAGATCCGACGACAACCGATTACCAGATCTACGTCGGCACGGCGTCACCATACAATTTCAACGGCCTGGTCCGTCATTATTTCATGCGCAGCGGGCCAACGGTGGCTGATATCCAGGTCAATCTGCTGCCCAAAGACAGGCGTTCACTGCAGAGCCATGATATCGCCGTACGCATGCGGCCTGGGATCGCTGAAATCGCGGAAAAATATGGGGCCGCTGTCGCCATCGCGGAAGTCCCGCCCGGGCCGCCGGTGCTGGCAACGCTGGTCGCTGAGGTCTATGGCAGCAGCGATGAGCAACGTCTCAAGCTGGCGCAACGCGTCAAGGAGATCTTTGACACCACGGCTGGCGTGGTTGATGTCGACTGGTACCGCGAAGCCGAACATAAACGACTGGTTCTCGAAGTCGACAAGGAGAAAGCCGCTCTCAATGGCCTCAGCGAAGGGGCCATTACCCGCACCGTGCAAATGGCGGTTCAAGGGCTGCCGATAGACTTGTTTCACCAGCCGGCCGACAAGGAGGATATCGCTGTCGTCCTGCAGCTGCCAGCGAGCCAGCGGGCCCGCATAGACAGCATTCTGAATATTTCACTTCGGTCGACTGACGATGTGCGTGGGGCCTTGGTGCCGTTGCGTGAACTGGTCACGGTCACCGAACAAGCAGTCGAGCAACCGATCTACCGCAAGAACCTGAAACCTGTGATCTACGTCACCGCAGATGTGGCCGGCGAAGTTGAAAGCCCGGTTTATGCTATTTTTGACATGAATCGGCAACTGGCGGATCTTAAAGCCAGTGAATTTGGCGGCGATGGTGAGGCGGTTGAAATTTTCAACCTCAACCAGCCATTTAACAGTATGGAACCGTCGATCAAGTGGGATGGTGAGTGGCATATCACCCTCGAGGTGTTTCGTGATCTCGGCCTGGCCTTTTGTGCGGTGATGATCCTGATCTACATGTTGATGGTCGGTTGGTTTAAAGACTATTTCACGCCACTGGTTGTCATGGCAGCGATCCCCTTTTCTCTGATCGGCATCCTGCCTGCACACTGGGCCCTCGGAGCTTTCTTTACCGCAACCTCGATGATCGGCTTCATGGCCGGCGCCGGTATCGTGGTCCGTAACTCAATCATCCTGGTTGATTTTATCGAATTGCGCATCAGTCACGGTCTGCCGCTGGCCGAAGCGGTCGTCGAAGCCGGAGCCATTCGCTTCCGACCGATGCTGCTGACGGCACTTGCCGTAGTGGTCGGCGCCTCAGTGATCCTCGCCGATCCGATCTTTCAAGGCCTGGCCATCTCCTTGATGTTTGGAGAAATTGCCTCCTTGCTGGTCAGCCGCATGGCGGTCCCGGTGCTCTATTACATGCTCAAAAAGCCCAAGACACAACCAAAGGCAGCATGA
- a CDS encoding DUF2892 domain-containing protein codes for MTINRYLRMIAGFFVMLSVVLSQVHSPYWLFFTAFVGLNLFQSAFSNWCPMITILRKLGIKEG; via the coding sequence ATGACCATTAATCGTTACCTGCGTATGATCGCCGGATTTTTTGTGATGCTCAGCGTCGTCCTTTCCCAGGTGCATTCGCCCTACTGGCTTTTCTTCACTGCCTTTGTCGGTCTGAACCTGTTTCAGAGTGCCTTCTCCAACTGGTGTCCGATGATCACCATTCTTCGAAAACTGGGAATCAAGGAAGGATGA
- a CDS encoding C-GCAxxG-C-C family protein, whose protein sequence is MSTAKIAGELFDEGHSCTRAVLQASVGSTNQELLAATEGFSCGIGKSGCLCGAITGGVMALGLNWRADRSADLIAAFKETFQTSCCRGLSKGYEWMSEEHQRNCRKITVAAAGMVEKLLYDLE, encoded by the coding sequence ATGAGCACCGCAAAGATCGCAGGCGAGTTGTTCGATGAGGGTCACAGTTGCACCCGTGCGGTGTTGCAGGCCTCAGTTGGCAGCACCAACCAGGAACTGCTGGCAGCAACGGAGGGCTTCAGCTGCGGTATCGGCAAGAGTGGCTGTCTCTGCGGTGCCATTACCGGTGGTGTTATGGCTCTCGGCCTGAACTGGCGCGCCGATCGTTCTGCAGACTTGATCGCCGCCTTTAAGGAAACTTTTCAAACCTCCTGCTGCCGTGGACTTTCCAAAGGCTATGAATGGATGAGCGAAGAGCATCAGAGAAATTGTCGCAAGATCACGGTGGCCGCGGCCGGGATGGTCGAAAAATTGTTATACGACCTCGAATAG
- a CDS encoding LD-carboxypeptidase, giving the protein MADIAELFPLKNVFIVTPSYLIKKKRDFTGGIKQLTGLGFNVINPEFPEKLPSPQAKADQLHRAFADPYVDMILALRGGYSAMKSLPYIDFDLIKKHPKIIAGFSDLSALLNPIFERTGLVTLHAPMVINLGTPTLFTLKSLVNAVTGYPEKNLFKGARCKVYNPGSASGILKGGNLITLTALIDTEWEIDTAGSILFLEDVDEELHGVDRLLTQWILAGKLNGIKALILGDFRGIGSQKIYNILASQMALSVPVVHCPYIGHVANKITLPIGARVELNTDKKQLMIRKMSFPGRNP; this is encoded by the coding sequence ATGGCTGACATCGCGGAGCTCTTTCCATTGAAGAACGTCTTTATTGTCACGCCCAGTTATTTAATCAAGAAGAAACGAGACTTTACCGGTGGTATCAAGCAGCTCACCGGATTGGGCTTCAACGTCATCAACCCGGAATTCCCGGAAAAACTCCCCTCACCGCAAGCGAAAGCCGACCAGCTCCACAGGGCGTTTGCAGACCCATATGTCGATATGATCCTGGCTTTGCGTGGCGGCTACAGTGCGATGAAGTCTCTCCCTTACATCGACTTTGATCTGATAAAAAAACACCCCAAAATCATCGCCGGCTTCAGCGACTTGAGCGCATTGCTCAACCCGATCTTCGAGCGCACAGGGCTGGTGACCTTGCACGCCCCCATGGTGATCAACCTGGGAACACCAACACTCTTCACGCTTAAATCGCTGGTCAACGCCGTTACAGGCTATCCGGAAAAAAACCTGTTCAAAGGAGCCCGCTGCAAAGTCTACAATCCCGGCTCTGCCAGCGGAATTCTCAAAGGCGGCAACCTGATTACCCTGACCGCCCTGATCGATACGGAGTGGGAGATCGACACGGCCGGCTCGATCCTGTTTCTCGAAGATGTCGATGAAGAGTTGCATGGGGTGGACCGCTTGCTGACCCAGTGGATCCTTGCCGGAAAGCTCAACGGAATCAAAGCTCTCATTCTCGGCGATTTCCGCGGGATCGGCAGCCAGAAAATCTACAACATCCTGGCTTCGCAAATGGCCTTAAGCGTGCCGGTTGTGCATTGTCCTTACATCGGCCATGTTGCGAACAAGATCACCTTGCCGATCGGCGCCAGGGTTGAGCTGAACACGGACAAGAAGCAGCTCATGATAAGAAAGATGTCTTTCCCCGGAAGGAACCCATGA
- a CDS encoding nucleoside recognition domain-containing protein: MNILWLIMICVSIFFAIFTGNLEAFTKSIFDGAKAAVEISLYLLGIVSVWMGITRILEDSGLIYRIAHLFKPIISRLFKNIPGDHPSITAITLNVLANLFGLGNAATPLGIKAMQELDGLNEDKGTITPEMMTFIVINTASIQLIPFSVIGILASYGHRNPAAVVFPILIATAISTMTALLVLAAFRRIFR; this comes from the coding sequence ATGAACATACTCTGGCTGATCATGATCTGCGTCAGTATCTTCTTCGCCATTTTTACCGGCAATCTGGAGGCGTTCACCAAATCGATCTTCGATGGCGCAAAAGCGGCCGTGGAGATCTCGCTTTATCTCCTCGGCATCGTCTCGGTCTGGATGGGGATCACCAGGATCCTCGAAGACTCCGGCCTGATCTACCGGATCGCGCATCTGTTCAAGCCGATTATTTCCCGGTTGTTCAAAAACATCCCCGGTGATCATCCATCCATTACGGCCATCACCTTAAACGTTCTGGCCAACCTGTTCGGGCTCGGCAATGCCGCCACACCGCTGGGAATCAAGGCCATGCAGGAACTCGATGGACTCAATGAGGACAAAGGAACCATCACGCCTGAGATGATGACGTTTATCGTCATCAACACCGCCAGTATCCAGCTGATCCCCTTCTCCGTGATCGGCATCCTTGCCAGCTACGGGCATCGAAATCCGGCCGCGGTCGTGTTTCCCATACTGATCGCCACCGCGATCTCCACCATGACAGCGCTGCTGGTGCTGGCTGCGTTCAGGAGGATATTCAGATGA
- a CDS encoding spore maturation protein, which yields MIENVEYLSLLIIPLFILFTVLYGTLKKVRVYDSFVTGAKEGPAIILNIFPYLLTIFVAIKGFQASGAFDYVRNAFYSMFAFLDIPIEALSMAVMKPLSGSASTALFTDIVTTTGSDSMATHMSAIIVGSAETTFYVLAVYLGSVSIRRTRYLVPVCLVADFIGIVIAVFVAKWFF from the coding sequence ATGATAGAGAACGTCGAATACCTCTCGCTACTCATCATTCCGCTGTTCATTCTCTTTACGGTCCTTTACGGAACCTTGAAGAAGGTCAGAGTCTATGATTCCTTCGTCACCGGGGCTAAGGAAGGACCGGCCATTATCCTGAACATTTTCCCCTACCTTTTAACCATCTTCGTGGCCATTAAAGGCTTCCAGGCATCAGGCGCTTTCGACTATGTCAGGAATGCCTTTTACAGCATGTTCGCTTTTCTGGACATCCCGATAGAAGCCTTATCCATGGCGGTCATGAAACCTCTCTCCGGAAGCGCCTCGACCGCACTTTTTACCGATATCGTCACCACCACCGGCTCCGACTCCATGGCCACCCACATGTCAGCGATCATCGTGGGCAGCGCCGAAACCACTTTTTATGTGCTGGCCGTTTATCTTGGCTCCGTCAGTATCAGGAGAACCCGTTATCTTGTGCCGGTCTGTCTGGTTGCGGACTTTATCGGCATCGTTATCGCCGTCTTCGTTGCGAAGTGGTTTTTCTAG
- a CDS encoding class II glutamine amidotransferase gives MCRVLGITNFEYSKHHKIVERFCELARSGVVMDEDPPGHEDGWGLAFYQERQLVVHKSGVSLLHETDKVIGILSRLKSSSLMILHLRKSAWDDRFSTRHAHPFLIDNNVFFHNGVVYDYQALLPDITLPGLGTDALDTEVFFYHVMSGNGQDMGRDFLDTAALIKRKHRYSAMNCLFSDGLKFFAYRDYAKEPDYYSLYKALSDNSCLISSEPLDKKMQWDMMAQEEFLTIDLDA, from the coding sequence ATGTGCAGAGTTCTGGGTATCACCAATTTCGAATATTCAAAACATCATAAGATCGTTGAACGGTTCTGCGAGCTCGCGCGCAGCGGCGTGGTCATGGACGAAGACCCGCCCGGACATGAAGATGGCTGGGGCTTGGCCTTCTACCAGGAAAGACAACTGGTCGTTCATAAAAGCGGCGTCAGTCTTTTGCATGAGACCGACAAGGTCATCGGCATACTCAGCAGGTTGAAGAGTTCGTCTTTAATGATTCTCCACCTGCGCAAATCCGCTTGGGACGACAGGTTCAGCACCCGGCACGCCCATCCTTTCCTCATCGACAACAACGTGTTCTTCCATAATGGAGTGGTCTACGACTACCAGGCACTATTGCCCGACATCACCCTGCCGGGCCTCGGAACAGATGCACTCGATACCGAGGTTTTCTTCTATCACGTTATGAGTGGCAATGGTCAGGACATGGGCCGGGATTTTCTTGATACGGCTGCACTTATAAAGCGCAAGCACAGATATTCCGCGATGAACTGCCTGTTCAGCGATGGTTTGAAGTTTTTCGCTTATCGTGACTACGCCAAGGAACCGGACTACTATTCTCTCTACAAGGCCTTATCGGATAACTCCTGCCTTATTTCATCCGAACCCCTGGATAAAAAAATGCAGTGGGATATGATGGCACAGGAAGAATTCTTGACGATTGATCTGGATGCCTAG
- the msrA gene encoding peptide-methionine (S)-S-oxide reductase MsrA → MNYTRILFLLIISLIFATHALADKTILAGGCFWCMESDFEKLEGVTDVVSGFTGGTLKDPTYNGNHAGHYEAVEITYDPNQVSYQQLLDHYWVNIDPFDDRGQFCDKGHSYLAAIFVANESERAIAEESKRRVVAMFPDQKVVTPILDASTFYPIKGSESYHQDFYKNNPIRYNAYRWNCGRDQRLRSIWGDKATH, encoded by the coding sequence ATGAACTACACACGGATCCTTTTCCTATTAATCATCTCACTCATTTTTGCCACGCATGCCCTGGCCGACAAAACGATCCTGGCTGGAGGATGCTTCTGGTGCATGGAGTCAGATTTTGAAAAACTTGAAGGCGTCACCGATGTGGTCTCCGGATTTACCGGCGGGACATTGAAAGATCCAACCTACAACGGCAACCATGCAGGGCACTATGAAGCTGTCGAAATAACCTACGACCCGAACCAGGTAAGCTACCAGCAGTTGCTCGATCATTACTGGGTGAATATCGACCCCTTTGATGATCGTGGGCAATTCTGTGATAAAGGCCACAGTTACCTGGCGGCCATTTTTGTCGCCAATGAATCAGAAAGGGCCATTGCCGAGGAGTCGAAGAGACGCGTTGTTGCAATGTTCCCGGATCAAAAAGTGGTCACACCCATCCTGGATGCGTCTACCTTCTACCCGATCAAGGGGAGCGAAAGCTACCATCAGGATTTTTACAAGAACAACCCCATTCGCTACAATGCGTATCGATGGAACTGTGGTCGTGATCAGCGGTTAAGATCTATCTGGGGAGATAAGGCGACACATTAG
- a CDS encoding YbaN family protein, translating to MLQDRMTIPSQDKTKTINQALRWLLLTLGFLAIALGVLGIFLPVLPTVPFLLLALACFARSSQRFYNWLLEHAHFGPIVQPYINGCGMSRASKVKAITLLWASIILSAFFLIELVWVRVLLLVIACAVTFYLLSLPTISIEDNESAL from the coding sequence ATGCTTCAAGACAGAATGACGATTCCCTCTCAAGACAAAACCAAGACAATCAACCAGGCTCTCCGCTGGCTGCTGCTGACCCTGGGCTTTCTTGCCATTGCCCTGGGAGTACTCGGGATCTTTCTGCCCGTGCTGCCGACAGTCCCTTTCCTGTTGCTCGCCCTGGCCTGCTTCGCTCGCAGCTCCCAGCGCTTCTACAACTGGCTCCTTGAGCACGCGCATTTCGGGCCTATCGTTCAACCCTATATCAATGGTTGCGGCATGTCACGAGCGAGCAAAGTCAAGGCGATTACCCTGCTTTGGGCAAGCATCATCCTTTCGGCTTTCTTTCTGATCGAACTTGTCTGGGTGCGGGTCCTCTTGTTGGTTATCGCTTGCGCAGTGACTTTCTATCTTCTTTCACTACCGACCATCAGCATTGAAGACAACGAAAGCGCCCTCTGA